A window of Thermus aquaticus genomic DNA:
CCACCACCGAGGAGGGCCTCAAGGCCTGCCGGGTATTGAGCGCCGAGGGCATCCGGGTCAACATGACCCTCATCTTTTCCGCCAACCAGGCCCTCCTGGCGGCCCGGGCGGGGGCCAGCTACGTGAGCCCCTTCCTGGGCCGGGTGGACGACATCTCCTGGGACGGGGGAGAGCTTTTGAGGGAGATCGTGGAGATGCGGGAGGTCCAGGACCTGCCGGTGCGGGTCATCGCCGCCTCCATCCGCCACCCCCGCCACGTGACGGAGGCCGCCCTTCTGGGGGCCGACATCGCCACCAT
This region includes:
- a CDS encoding transaldolase family protein, yielding GPVSAEVTALEAKAMVEEGRRLAALHPNIVVKLPTTEEGLKACRVLSAEGIRVNMTLIFSANQALLAARAGASYVSPFLGRVDDISWDGGELLREIVEMREVQDLPVRVIAASIRHPRHVTEAALLGADIATMPHAVFKALLKHPLTDLGLKRFMEDWEKVKP